From Paenibacillus polymyxa, the proteins below share one genomic window:
- a CDS encoding NAD(P)-dependent malic enzyme: MGSLRDEIRELHEGGKMETLPKKRIETMEGLSKVYTPGVAQICMEIANDPAKAFQLTIKKNTVAVVSDGTAVLGLGDIGPEAAMPVMEGKAVLFKQFAGVDAFPICLNTKDPDEIVQIVKMIAPAFGGINLEDISSPRCFEIERRLKQELDIPVFHDDQHGTAVVVLAGLVNALKVCGKKMEDVKVVFAGIGAAGMACSRMLLKAGVRNLIGVDRQGAIHRDVEYSNPHWTEYANMTNPHNLSGSLSEVIVGADVFIGVSGPDILTVEDIQSMATDPIVFAMANPKPEIDPAIASPYVRVLATGRSDFPNQINNVLCFPGIFRGALDCHAKTINEEMKLAAGLAIADAICPEELSETYIIPDVFNPKVVQKVRDAVIHAAWETGVAMSGEAPAATLRP; this comes from the coding sequence ATGGGCAGTTTAAGAGATGAAATCAGAGAATTACACGAAGGTGGCAAAATGGAGACCTTACCCAAGAAGCGAATTGAAACGATGGAGGGGTTGTCCAAAGTTTATACGCCAGGTGTGGCTCAAATTTGCATGGAAATTGCCAATGATCCAGCCAAAGCGTTTCAATTAACGATCAAAAAAAATACAGTAGCAGTCGTTTCAGATGGAACAGCGGTACTTGGATTAGGAGATATCGGGCCGGAGGCAGCTATGCCTGTGATGGAGGGGAAGGCAGTACTGTTCAAACAATTTGCAGGTGTCGACGCATTCCCAATCTGTCTCAATACGAAGGACCCTGATGAGATTGTTCAAATTGTCAAAATGATCGCTCCTGCCTTTGGCGGCATTAACTTGGAAGATATATCTTCACCACGCTGTTTTGAGATCGAGAGACGGTTGAAGCAGGAACTCGACATTCCAGTATTTCATGATGATCAGCATGGTACGGCAGTCGTGGTATTAGCGGGTTTGGTCAATGCATTAAAGGTATGCGGCAAAAAAATGGAAGATGTCAAAGTAGTTTTTGCCGGTATCGGTGCGGCGGGTATGGCTTGCTCGCGCATGCTACTCAAGGCAGGAGTACGCAATCTGATTGGGGTCGATCGGCAAGGAGCCATTCACCGCGATGTGGAATACAGTAACCCGCATTGGACAGAGTATGCGAACATGACTAACCCGCATAATCTAAGTGGAAGCTTATCCGAGGTGATTGTGGGAGCTGATGTGTTCATCGGTGTGTCGGGTCCAGATATACTGACTGTGGAAGACATACAGAGCATGGCAACTGATCCTATAGTGTTCGCCATGGCGAATCCGAAGCCAGAAATTGATCCGGCAATAGCTTCACCTTATGTACGTGTGCTTGCTACCGGTCGCTCCGATTTTCCTAATCAGATTAATAACGTGTTGTGCTTTCCGGGAATTTTCCGGGGCGCTCTGGATTGCCATGCGAAGACGATTAACGAGGAGATGAAACTGGCTGCCGGGCTTGCCATCGCTGATGCAATTTGCCCTGAGGAGCTAAGTGAAACTTATATCATACCGGATGTTTTTAATCCGAAGGTGGTGCAAAAGGTACGGGATGCTGTTATTCACGCAGCCTGGGAGACAGGAGTAGCCATGTCAGGTGAAGCTCCGGCTGCTACTTTACGTCCGTAA
- a CDS encoding Na/Pi cotransporter family protein produces MFIHVILPLCGGLIIFLGGMKLMEAALRHLAGPFLTRWLNRATVSPWRGMLFSSGITALLQSSTAVTVLTIGLVNAGLLTYGRTLGIILGTNIGTCLTTELMGLQLGKLAAPLLCGSLLCWGTAVLWGETVAGRQYAAAGASATSNGLSRPQAVQFISLVFAGFSLILAGIRVMQAVGPWIEQAGLFRWFLDHAAANMWWAFAAGACLTALVHSSAAVIGMAISLAAAGALPADVGIAIVIGSNVGTCVTALIAAVGGSVSGKFVAWSHVLLNVGGALLFMPLIPGLDMAASWISTEPGAKVAHAQTLFNVISSLLALPLCYLPAWTRIEEQVSSHRVKR; encoded by the coding sequence GTGTTTATACATGTAATATTGCCGCTGTGCGGTGGGCTGATTATTTTTTTAGGTGGAATGAAGCTGATGGAAGCTGCCCTCCGGCATTTGGCCGGCCCCTTCCTTACTCGCTGGCTAAACCGGGCTACGGTTTCCCCTTGGCGGGGTATGTTGTTTAGCTCAGGCATTACCGCCCTACTGCAAAGCAGCACCGCCGTAACGGTGCTGACGATCGGACTGGTCAATGCCGGGCTGTTGACCTACGGCCGCACGCTCGGCATCATTCTTGGTACCAATATTGGTACCTGCCTGACAACCGAGCTGATGGGCCTCCAGCTCGGCAAGCTGGCTGCTCCACTGCTATGTGGATCACTGCTATGCTGGGGCACTGCTGTTCTGTGGGGGGAAACGGTCGCTGGCCGTCAGTATGCAGCTGCCGGAGCTTCAGCCACCTCCAATGGGCTGAGCCGCCCACAGGCTGTACAATTTATCAGCCTCGTCTTTGCCGGATTTTCGCTGATTCTCGCAGGTATCCGCGTGATGCAAGCCGTTGGCCCCTGGATTGAGCAAGCCGGACTATTCCGCTGGTTTCTTGATCATGCTGCAGCCAACATGTGGTGGGCCTTCGCTGCTGGAGCCTGCCTAACCGCACTGGTTCACAGCAGCGCAGCTGTCATTGGTATGGCGATTAGCCTGGCTGCTGCGGGTGCCCTGCCAGCTGATGTAGGGATCGCCATCGTCATCGGCTCCAATGTGGGCACCTGCGTGACTGCCCTGATTGCCGCTGTTGGCGGCAGCGTGTCCGGCAAATTTGTGGCCTGGTCCCACGTGCTGCTGAACGTAGGCGGGGCATTGCTCTTTATGCCGTTAATCCCCGGGCTGGATATGGCCGCTTCTTGGATATCTACTGAGCCCGGAGCCAAGGTAGCGCATGCCCAAACCCTGTTTAACGTCATCAGTTCTCTGCTTGCCTTGCCCCTCTGCTATTTACCTGCATGGACTCGTATAGAGGAGCAAGTGTCTTCCCATAGGGTTAAACGTTAA
- a CDS encoding YfhD family protein: MSKNKRFDKVLTKTEKIKRMQSAKNEDVEFSAEQADAEDLEAIRRSEVADRRQQRIINDNE, translated from the coding sequence ATGTCTAAAAACAAACGGTTCGATAAAGTGCTGACCAAAACCGAGAAAATCAAACGCATGCAATCTGCCAAAAACGAAGATGTTGAGTTCTCGGCAGAGCAGGCAGATGCTGAGGATCTGGAAGCGATCCGACGTAGTGAAGTAGCTGACCGCCGTCAGCAACGGATCATAAACGACAACGAGTAG
- a CDS encoding 16S rRNA (uracil(1498)-N(3))-methyltransferase, giving the protein MQRYFIPAEQFLEDHVIVTGEDARHIAKVMRGRSGDKIIVSDGVSREALAALDTIEQDHVKATIIESLEMTSEPHVQITIAQSLPKGDKMETVMQKCTEIGATGFVPFLSERTVVQYDAKKEGKRLERWRKIVKEAAEQSHRNRIPEISAPLTWKELLSSFAGYDLICYCYEKEQGRQLRDVIQPFAGQWASTDKPRVLVVVGPEGGFTEAESLEAEQAGAQSTGLGRRILRAETAGMVALACILYETGEMGGV; this is encoded by the coding sequence ATGCAGCGTTATTTTATTCCGGCAGAGCAATTTCTAGAAGATCACGTAATTGTTACGGGTGAGGACGCGCGACATATCGCCAAAGTCATGCGAGGCCGTAGTGGTGACAAAATTATAGTCAGTGACGGGGTATCCAGGGAAGCGCTGGCTGCATTGGATACGATTGAGCAGGACCATGTGAAGGCGACGATTATCGAATCGCTGGAGATGACCTCTGAACCGCATGTTCAGATCACCATCGCGCAGAGTCTTCCTAAAGGGGACAAGATGGAGACGGTGATGCAAAAATGTACGGAAATCGGAGCCACCGGGTTCGTACCGTTTTTATCGGAGCGTACGGTCGTACAGTATGATGCCAAAAAGGAAGGCAAGCGACTGGAGCGTTGGCGCAAGATTGTGAAGGAAGCGGCTGAGCAAAGCCATCGTAACCGGATTCCGGAAATTAGCGCACCCTTGACGTGGAAAGAACTTCTGTCTTCTTTTGCTGGGTATGATTTGATATGTTATTGTTATGAAAAAGAGCAGGGTCGGCAGCTACGGGATGTAATCCAGCCTTTCGCAGGACAATGGGCGTCCACAGACAAGCCGCGTGTGCTGGTAGTTGTGGGCCCGGAAGGCGGCTTTACTGAAGCGGAAAGCCTAGAGGCCGAGCAGGCCGGGGCACAGTCTACAGGACTGGGAAGACGTATTTTACGTGCGGAAACCGCAGGTATGGTTGCATTGGCATGCATTTTATATGAGACAGGAGAAATGGGAGGGGTTTAA
- a CDS encoding NUDIX hydrolase: MAAKKEISAGGVVFRKQGEQLEIQLITDRYGKTSLAKGKMEPGETIEQTALREIREETGLNGRIIQHVDMIAYTYQHPEYGEVDKEVHYYLVEALDGNLQAQIEEIKGVAWHTPEEAWRLQRQGGYDNNDVILNKALSMLGINV, from the coding sequence ATGGCAGCAAAAAAGGAAATTTCCGCAGGTGGCGTAGTGTTTCGCAAACAGGGGGAGCAGCTTGAAATTCAGCTGATCACCGACCGATATGGCAAGACATCTCTGGCTAAAGGCAAAATGGAGCCAGGTGAAACAATCGAACAAACTGCTCTACGTGAAATTCGTGAGGAAACAGGGCTGAACGGGCGGATTATTCAGCATGTGGATATGATTGCTTATACGTACCAGCACCCTGAATATGGGGAAGTGGACAAGGAAGTTCATTATTATCTCGTAGAGGCACTGGATGGGAATTTGCAGGCACAGATAGAAGAAATCAAAGGCGTCGCATGGCATACGCCCGAAGAAGCATGGCGTCTCCAGCGTCAGGGTGGATATGACAATAATGATGTCATTCTGAACAAGGCGCTGTCTATGCTAGGAATTAACGTTTAA
- a CDS encoding class I SAM-dependent rRNA methyltransferase — protein sequence MPSVILERSRKKRLEQAHPWVFKNEIAKIEGDPEAGDLVSILNHQGRYLATGYYNRASQITVRVMSYEPLEVMDQSFFAQRFRNCLEHRERFVTGGNAYRLVYGEADFLPGLIVDRFGDVLVVQLLTLGMDRRREEIRDALVEVMGPVGIYERSDVSIRELEGLEQTKGPLYGDCPRHVVVTENGLQIKVDIEEGQKTGYFFDQRENRAAIAPLMTGWGARSGITLQEVAANPGDDGTTVIKPVNKSGKVVEFPFWDGATVLECFSHTGSFTLNACKHGAKKVTCLDISEHAIESARDNVKLNGFEDRVEFVVDDAFQYLRNQVKGVEERTARAGGKGDTSKPLTAGGGRTFDVVILDPPAFAKTKSAVKGATRGYKDINLHGMKLVNEGGYLVTASCSFHMRPELFLDTIKEAAADAGKILRLVDWRAAGKDHPQILGVEEGHYLKFAIFEVRSRTQL from the coding sequence TTGCCTTCAGTAATATTAGAGCGTAGCCGTAAAAAAAGGCTGGAGCAAGCACACCCTTGGGTGTTTAAAAATGAAATAGCCAAGATTGAGGGTGATCCAGAAGCCGGTGATTTGGTCAGCATCCTGAACCATCAGGGGCGTTATTTGGCGACAGGTTACTATAATCGTGCTTCACAAATTACAGTGCGTGTGATGTCCTATGAGCCGCTAGAAGTGATGGACCAAAGCTTCTTTGCCCAACGTTTCCGCAATTGCTTGGAGCACCGCGAACGCTTTGTGACCGGAGGAAACGCTTATCGTTTGGTGTACGGCGAGGCTGATTTTTTGCCTGGGCTGATTGTAGACCGTTTTGGTGATGTATTGGTCGTTCAGCTGTTAACGCTTGGCATGGATCGGCGCAGGGAAGAAATCAGAGATGCACTTGTTGAAGTAATGGGACCAGTTGGTATATATGAGCGTAGTGATGTATCCATCCGTGAGCTGGAAGGGTTGGAACAGACGAAGGGTCCTTTGTACGGCGATTGCCCGCGCCATGTGGTGGTAACGGAAAATGGCTTACAAATCAAGGTCGATATCGAAGAGGGACAAAAGACCGGGTATTTCTTTGACCAGCGTGAAAATCGTGCGGCAATCGCGCCGTTGATGACAGGTTGGGGAGCGCGTAGCGGAATTACGTTGCAAGAAGTAGCTGCAAACCCAGGGGATGACGGCACAACGGTCATAAAGCCTGTGAATAAAAGTGGTAAGGTTGTTGAATTCCCATTCTGGGACGGTGCAACTGTATTGGAATGTTTTTCACATACTGGTAGCTTTACGCTCAATGCGTGTAAACATGGTGCGAAAAAAGTAACTTGTCTGGATATTTCTGAACATGCGATTGAAAGTGCTCGGGATAATGTGAAGCTGAACGGTTTTGAGGATCGCGTCGAGTTTGTCGTCGACGATGCTTTTCAATATTTACGTAATCAGGTTAAAGGTGTAGAGGAACGCACCGCGCGAGCGGGCGGCAAAGGAGATACATCTAAGCCGCTGACTGCGGGTGGCGGACGTACCTTTGACGTCGTTATTCTGGATCCGCCGGCTTTTGCCAAAACGAAGAGTGCTGTCAAAGGAGCTACACGTGGATATAAAGATATCAACCTTCACGGAATGAAGCTCGTCAATGAGGGCGGTTATTTGGTAACAGCGAGTTGTTCGTTCCATATGCGGCCGGAGCTGTTTTTGGACACGATTAAGGAAGCGGCTGCAGATGCTGGCAAAATCCTCCGACTGGTAGATTGGAGAGCGGCAGGGAAGGACCATCCCCAAATTTTAGGTGTGGAGGAAGGTCATTATTTGAAATTTGCCATCTTTGAGGTGCGCAGCCGGACACAGCTGTAG
- the dcuR gene encoding two-component system response regulator DcuR: protein MINVLIVEDDPMVAEFNRKYTEQVEGFQCGGWASSVEEAKKYIAEQAIDLILLDVYMQESNGLDLLSFIREAGVNVDVIVISAASDMSSIKKAMNFGAVDYLIKPFHFNRFLEALTGYREHISIVRERSLLSQEELDRLIYHKSLTKDLARLPKGITKSTLAMIWNCIQQHHKVLFSTEDIAESAGISRVSMRKYLAFMTEIEVLSMETIYGTIGRPVYQYRVLPQAEGIMNSYI, encoded by the coding sequence ATGATTAATGTCCTGATTGTAGAAGATGATCCGATGGTTGCGGAATTCAACCGCAAATATACGGAGCAGGTAGAGGGGTTCCAATGTGGTGGTTGGGCTTCTTCGGTGGAAGAGGCTAAGAAATATATAGCTGAACAAGCCATTGATCTGATATTGCTGGATGTGTATATGCAAGAAAGTAATGGCCTCGATTTACTGTCATTTATACGGGAGGCTGGAGTGAATGTGGACGTTATTGTCATCTCAGCTGCAAGTGACATGAGTAGCATCAAAAAAGCGATGAACTTTGGCGCGGTGGATTATTTAATCAAGCCTTTCCACTTTAACCGTTTTTTAGAGGCCCTTACCGGGTACCGAGAACACATTAGTATTGTTCGTGAGCGTAGTCTACTGTCGCAGGAGGAGCTGGACCGACTAATTTATCATAAAAGCTTGACTAAAGACTTGGCACGGTTGCCTAAGGGGATAACGAAATCCACGCTGGCTATGATATGGAATTGTATACAGCAGCATCATAAGGTTCTGTTTTCCACCGAGGATATTGCGGAGAGTGCAGGGATCTCCAGGGTGTCTATGCGCAAGTATCTGGCTTTTATGACAGAGATTGAAGTGCTTTCTATGGAAACTATATATGGTACCATTGGACGTCCTGTTTACCAATACCGGGTGTTGCCGCAGGCAGAAGGAATCATGAATAGTTATATATAG
- a CDS encoding 2-hydroxycarboxylate transporter family protein, with protein MENATNQPVMQKGQRWSKNTVDGFRMLGRIKVGVIPLPLYAVIALIVYAAAITERLPNDLLGGFAVIMILGILLSDLGAKLPLLKHIGGPAILSLMVPSLMVFWNMFSPSAMGAVHTLMKTSNFLYFYIACLVTGSILGMDRKMLMNGIVKIFAPIIIGSIAAVAVGMVVGMAFGYSAYHTFFFIIIPIISGGIGEGILPLSISYGMVLGKDSAEFVSQFIPAAIIGNIVAIIGAGVLKRLAEKKPETSGNGRLLKLEKDEDKLAPVNLGQTVSFPLMGGGLLLACTFFIVGKLLEPYLHIPGPILMILAAALIKCIQIMPNTLEQGAFHLYKCITASLTWPLMVGLGILYVPLDSVVGILTVPYAITCASVVVALIVTGYFTGKWIHMYPVEAALVTSCRGGLGGTGDVAILSASNRMELMPFAQIATRIGGAGTVILATLLLQLWS; from the coding sequence ATGGAAAATGCTACGAACCAGCCTGTCATGCAAAAAGGGCAAAGATGGAGTAAAAATACTGTAGATGGGTTTAGGATGCTGGGCAGGATAAAGGTGGGAGTTATTCCTCTTCCGCTATACGCCGTGATTGCGCTAATTGTTTATGCGGCTGCAATTACAGAAAGACTTCCGAACGATCTATTGGGCGGGTTTGCCGTCATCATGATTTTAGGTATACTGCTCAGTGATCTAGGGGCCAAACTTCCACTGCTCAAACATATAGGTGGTCCAGCCATTTTATCCCTTATGGTTCCATCGTTAATGGTATTTTGGAATATGTTCAGTCCATCTGCAATGGGGGCTGTGCACACGCTTATGAAAACCTCGAATTTTCTTTATTTTTACATCGCATGTCTAGTAACAGGAAGCATTCTTGGCATGGATCGCAAAATGCTGATGAATGGAATTGTCAAAATTTTTGCCCCCATTATCATAGGATCTATTGCTGCTGTTGCTGTCGGTATGGTGGTGGGTATGGCTTTTGGCTACAGTGCTTATCATACATTTTTTTTCATCATCATTCCGATTATTTCCGGTGGGATTGGAGAAGGTATTTTACCGTTGTCCATTTCGTATGGAATGGTACTGGGCAAGGATTCTGCGGAATTCGTATCCCAGTTTATCCCGGCTGCCATTATCGGTAACATTGTTGCAATTATAGGTGCAGGCGTCTTGAAGAGATTAGCGGAGAAAAAACCAGAAACTTCTGGTAACGGGAGGTTGTTAAAACTAGAAAAGGACGAAGACAAGTTAGCTCCGGTAAATTTGGGGCAAACCGTTTCTTTTCCATTAATGGGTGGTGGTCTGCTGTTGGCCTGTACTTTTTTTATTGTGGGTAAGCTGCTAGAGCCATATCTCCATATTCCAGGGCCGATTCTCATGATTCTGGCGGCCGCATTAATAAAGTGTATTCAGATCATGCCGAACACATTGGAGCAGGGAGCTTTTCATTTGTACAAATGTATAACCGCTAGTTTGACGTGGCCCTTGATGGTGGGGTTAGGCATTTTGTATGTGCCATTAGATAGTGTAGTTGGGATTCTAACGGTTCCTTATGCGATCACCTGTGCATCTGTAGTGGTTGCATTGATTGTTACTGGATACTTCACAGGAAAATGGATTCATATGTATCCCGTAGAAGCTGCCTTGGTGACCAGTTGTCGCGGCGGATTGGGGGGCACGGGCGATGTAGCCATTCTGTCTGCATCCAATCGGATGGAACTGATGCCTTTTGCCCAAATTGCAACACGGATTGGTGGAGCAGGCACCGTCATTTTAGCAACCTTGTTACTACAATTATGGAGCTGA
- the mtaB gene encoding tRNA (N(6)-L-threonylcarbamoyladenosine(37)-C(2))-methylthiotransferase MtaB, producing the protein MPSVAFYTLGCKVNFYDTEAIWQLFKKEGYEQVDFDEQTADVYLINTCTVTNTGDKKSRQIIRRAIRRNPDAIVAVTGCYAQTSPAEIMDIPGVDLVIGTQDRDKIIPFVKEIQESRQPVNAVRNIMKTRVFEEMDVPDFAHHTRAFLKIQDGCNNFCTFCIIPWSRGLSRSRDAASIITQARQLVHAGYKEIVLTGIHTGGYGDDMDNYDLSDLLWDLEKVEGLERIRISSIEASQIDEKMLDVLKRSNKLVRHFHIPLQAGDDTVLKRMRRKYTTEEFYNKMLMIRKAMPDVAITTDVIVGFPGETDEMFRNGYELMKKIGFSEMHVFPYSKRTGTPAARMEDQVDEDVKNARVRDLIELSEQMQLAYAEKFVGQVLEVIPEVAPKGTEDSGILYGYSDNYIQLVFEGNKDLVGKVCRVKLTKAGVNESEGQLVRVLENGLQTAL; encoded by the coding sequence ATGCCATCAGTGGCATTTTACACATTAGGTTGTAAAGTAAACTTTTATGATACAGAAGCGATCTGGCAGCTGTTCAAAAAAGAAGGTTATGAGCAGGTGGATTTTGACGAGCAGACTGCTGATGTCTATTTAATTAATACATGTACGGTTACGAATACCGGTGATAAGAAGAGCCGTCAGATCATTCGTCGTGCAATTCGCCGAAATCCAGATGCCATTGTGGCAGTGACGGGCTGTTACGCTCAAACTTCTCCGGCCGAAATTATGGATATTCCAGGTGTTGATCTTGTTATTGGTACGCAGGATCGAGATAAGATTATTCCGTTTGTGAAGGAGATCCAAGAGTCGCGTCAACCTGTAAACGCTGTGCGTAATATAATGAAGACCCGTGTGTTTGAGGAAATGGATGTGCCTGATTTTGCTCATCATACCCGTGCGTTTCTAAAAATTCAGGATGGCTGTAACAACTTCTGCACCTTCTGCATTATCCCGTGGTCGCGGGGCTTATCCCGTAGCCGTGATGCTGCAAGCATTATTACACAGGCGCGTCAACTGGTGCACGCAGGCTACAAGGAAATCGTACTCACGGGTATCCATACTGGTGGTTATGGCGACGATATGGATAATTATGACCTGTCCGATCTGCTGTGGGACCTGGAGAAAGTGGAAGGGCTGGAACGTATCCGTATCAGCTCGATTGAAGCCAGTCAGATTGATGAAAAAATGCTGGATGTACTGAAACGCTCCAATAAGCTGGTTCGCCATTTCCACATACCGCTTCAAGCAGGGGACGATACCGTGCTGAAACGGATGCGCCGCAAGTACACGACAGAAGAGTTTTATAACAAAATGCTCATGATTCGTAAAGCGATGCCAGATGTAGCAATTACAACAGACGTAATTGTCGGCTTCCCTGGAGAAACGGACGAAATGTTCCGTAATGGCTATGAGCTGATGAAAAAAATCGGCTTCTCGGAAATGCACGTGTTTCCGTATTCCAAGCGTACTGGCACGCCTGCAGCACGTATGGAGGATCAGGTGGACGAGGACGTGAAAAATGCGCGTGTGCGTGACCTGATTGAATTGTCAGAGCAAATGCAGCTGGCATATGCTGAAAAGTTTGTTGGTCAGGTGCTGGAGGTTATTCCTGAAGTAGCCCCTAAAGGGACGGAAGATAGCGGTATACTTTATGGTTATAGTGACAATTATATTCAACTGGTGTTTGAAGGTAATAAGGATCTGGTTGGCAAGGTGTGCCGCGTGAAGCTGACGAAGGCGGGCGTTAATGAAAGTGAAGGCCAATTGGTCCGCGTATTGGAGAACGGGCTGCAAACAGCTTTGTAA
- the prmA gene encoding 50S ribosomal protein L11 methyltransferase, which produces MLWNEITIHTSEEAVEMISNFLHEAGAGGVSIEESGSLNKPRDTSYGQWYDRPLNDIPEGQATIKGYFAEEVDMDSVRAQIEPRVEQLRTFDIDPGEVRYELKTVHEDDWANAWKQYFKPLRVSDRLTIKPTWEEYEPASEDEKIIELDPGMAFGTGTHPTTSLCLRTLESVIQGGEEVIDVGTGSGILAIGAVKLGAKHVLALDLDPVAVSSARENTRLNELEERITIKESDLLSVLNASDPTLGIQLPVKLVVANILAEIILLFIDDVYNALQPGGIYIASGIWKNKEEAVETALKAAGFEITEINRDEDWLAFVARKR; this is translated from the coding sequence ATGTTGTGGAATGAAATTACAATACATACAAGTGAAGAAGCCGTCGAAATGATTTCGAATTTTCTGCACGAAGCAGGTGCGGGAGGGGTTTCCATTGAAGAATCCGGTTCGCTTAATAAGCCCCGGGACACGTCTTATGGACAATGGTACGATCGTCCTTTGAACGACATTCCTGAAGGACAAGCGACCATCAAGGGCTATTTTGCCGAAGAAGTAGACATGGACAGCGTGCGTGCACAAATTGAGCCGCGGGTTGAACAATTGAGAACTTTTGATATTGACCCTGGCGAGGTTCGGTATGAGCTGAAAACGGTCCACGAGGATGACTGGGCTAATGCCTGGAAGCAATATTTTAAGCCTTTACGTGTATCGGATCGTTTGACCATCAAACCGACTTGGGAAGAGTATGAGCCTGCGAGTGAAGATGAAAAAATTATTGAGCTTGATCCAGGTATGGCCTTCGGTACTGGTACACATCCGACGACATCCCTTTGCCTGAGAACGCTGGAATCCGTGATTCAGGGTGGAGAAGAAGTCATTGATGTTGGTACAGGCTCCGGTATCTTAGCGATTGGAGCGGTCAAGCTGGGAGCAAAGCATGTACTTGCCTTGGATCTTGACCCGGTAGCGGTATCCAGTGCGCGTGAAAATACGCGTTTGAACGAACTGGAGGAGCGCATCACCATTAAAGAAAGCGATTTGCTCTCCGTGCTTAATGCAAGCGATCCAACGCTGGGTATTCAACTGCCAGTCAAGCTGGTGGTAGCTAATATTTTAGCTGAGATCATTTTGCTGTTCATTGATGATGTATATAATGCCCTACAGCCAGGCGGTATTTATATTGCATCAGGAATTTGGAAGAACAAAGAAGAGGCTGTCGAAACCGCATTGAAAGCAGCTGGCTTTGAGATTACCGAAATCAACCGGGATGAAGATTGGCTGGCGTTTGTGGCGAGAAAGAGGTAA
- a CDS encoding site-2 protease family protein gives MDFLQSIFRVNLNVLPFYLLAVIISFTVHEFAHAYYANKFGDPTAKLLGRVTLNPAVHIDLLGTLLLLIGGFGWAKPVPVNRDNFSRPRLMGIIVSAAGPLSNLLLAFVTTLIYAVLLHFQVLPGMENQRVAQAIYLFINALINLNLFLFIFNLIPLPPLDGYRIVEDVAPTPVRRKLQHFEQWSIFIFLLILVIPQVRAVTIEPLYTLSQMIYIQFLQFSFYITGLFGA, from the coding sequence ATGGATTTTTTACAAAGTATTTTTCGTGTGAATTTAAATGTCCTTCCATTTTACTTGCTGGCTGTGATCATATCGTTTACGGTGCATGAATTTGCGCATGCGTATTATGCCAATAAATTTGGCGACCCTACGGCCAAGCTACTGGGGCGCGTGACTTTAAATCCGGCAGTGCATATTGATCTGCTGGGTACGCTGTTACTGTTGATCGGAGGCTTTGGTTGGGCCAAGCCAGTCCCGGTCAATCGTGACAATTTTAGCCGCCCGCGCCTTATGGGCATTATTGTATCGGCTGCTGGTCCGCTGAGCAATCTGCTGCTTGCATTTGTGACTACACTGATCTATGCTGTGCTTCTTCATTTTCAGGTATTGCCGGGAATGGAGAACCAGCGGGTGGCTCAGGCAATCTATTTGTTTATCAATGCGCTAATCAATTTAAATTTGTTTTTGTTTATCTTTAATCTGATCCCACTGCCTCCACTCGATGGCTACCGGATTGTGGAGGACGTGGCTCCGACTCCTGTGCGCCGCAAGCTTCAGCACTTTGAGCAATGGTCGATCTTTATTTTTCTGCTTATACTGGTAATTCCGCAAGTACGAGCTGTAACGATTGAACCTCTTTACACGCTGTCTCAGATGATTTATATACAGTTTTTACAGTTCTCTTTTTACATTACCGGATTGTTTGGAGCCTAA